A region from the Rheinheimera mangrovi genome encodes:
- a CDS encoding DNA-deoxyinosine glycosylase: MSSELLTGLAPVIGVRPHLLLLGSMPGAASLLEQRYYAHPRNLFWPFMQQLFAIPVELGYQQRCQLLTEQGVALWDVIAHCERAGSLDSAIKKSTVICNAIPQLLEAQPQILKICFNGAKAAEEFKRHLLPQVKHRNDIQYIQLPSSSPAHASQSKELKLALWAKALLE; this comes from the coding sequence ATGTCGTCTGAGTTATTAACGGGCCTGGCTCCAGTTATTGGTGTCAGGCCTCATCTTCTGTTGCTAGGTAGTATGCCAGGCGCAGCCTCTCTGCTTGAGCAACGTTATTACGCCCATCCACGCAATTTATTCTGGCCTTTTATGCAGCAGTTGTTTGCTATTCCGGTTGAGCTTGGGTATCAGCAGCGTTGTCAGTTGCTAACCGAACAAGGCGTAGCGCTGTGGGATGTGATAGCACACTGTGAGCGAGCTGGCAGTCTGGATAGCGCCATTAAAAAAAGCACTGTGATTTGTAATGCGATACCGCAATTGCTTGAAGCGCAACCACAAATTCTAAAGATTTGTTTTAACGGCGCCAAAGCCGCAGAAGAGTTTAAACGTCATTTGCTACCACAGGTGAAACACCGCAATGATATTCAGTATATTCAGCTGCCTTCCAGTAGCCCGGCTCATGCCAGCCAAAGCAAAGAGCTGAAGCTGGCATTATGGGCAAAAGCCTTACTGGAATAA
- a CDS encoding TonB family protein: MLKQLLVSSALLTSFFTQADVYLAGHYYHQENYQQAKAEFERLLPLGNELAAFNLAVMAMKGQGMEQDLPLAYRYFLIAAGLGHSGAATGLNTLDAHLTAAQKQQIQQQLALQEKQWVPSYATMLEQRKSASVLVDHSTLPEVIERVEPKYPVTAARKGTQGFASVRFLIDEQGEVVYAQTQHSFPAGVFDEVSEQAIRQWRYQPSPDKSIRRITLDFKLAVGGQAQWRKILMHSLVNDSWPAAKAGVAHSQYSNAILLNYLDQAAIGSVDLTQSTEELPKLSDFKSEKAKAVKMPAFNGSAMLTVAPDKKLKKLAILSGEVPFAEGDTLSFINKAGDYKIAPWDLNYNTGKAPLYAKDKMYLRQIHQRPKEWTDEYWLDQAARNGLLEAQRARAQFDQGWAHYLQRQNDPVALGWQAIQLLTEDKTDEAKAVFSQAKTAGFEATAELEILFQ, from the coding sequence ATGTTAAAACAACTTTTAGTCAGTTCAGCTTTGCTGACTTCATTTTTTACTCAGGCAGATGTTTACCTGGCTGGACACTACTACCACCAGGAAAATTATCAACAGGCTAAAGCAGAATTTGAACGCTTGCTCCCTTTAGGCAATGAGCTGGCGGCTTTTAACCTTGCCGTGATGGCAATGAAAGGCCAGGGTATGGAGCAGGATCTGCCGCTGGCTTACCGCTATTTTCTGATTGCAGCTGGCTTGGGTCACTCCGGTGCAGCCACAGGTTTAAATACGTTGGACGCACACCTTACGGCAGCGCAAAAACAACAGATTCAACAACAACTGGCCTTGCAGGAAAAGCAGTGGGTGCCCTCCTATGCCACTATGCTGGAGCAACGTAAATCGGCCTCAGTATTGGTTGATCACAGCACACTACCTGAAGTAATTGAAAGAGTTGAACCCAAATACCCAGTCACTGCTGCCCGCAAAGGTACTCAGGGTTTTGCATCTGTGCGCTTTCTAATCGATGAACAAGGTGAAGTGGTTTACGCCCAAACCCAGCATAGTTTTCCTGCCGGAGTTTTTGATGAAGTATCGGAGCAGGCAATACGACAATGGCGCTATCAACCTTCTCCTGACAAATCTATACGCAGAATAACTCTGGATTTTAAGCTGGCTGTCGGTGGGCAAGCACAATGGCGTAAGATACTCATGCACTCGCTGGTCAACGATTCATGGCCCGCAGCAAAAGCCGGAGTTGCCCATTCCCAATACAGTAATGCTATTTTGCTGAATTATTTGGATCAGGCAGCTATTGGCTCTGTAGACCTGACGCAGAGCACAGAAGAATTACCAAAGCTTTCAGATTTCAAATCAGAAAAAGCCAAAGCAGTTAAGATGCCAGCCTTTAACGGCAGCGCCATGCTCACTGTGGCCCCAGATAAAAAGCTTAAAAAACTGGCCATACTTTCCGGTGAGGTTCCTTTTGCAGAAGGCGATACCCTGAGTTTTATCAATAAGGCTGGTGATTACAAAATTGCCCCTTGGGATCTGAACTACAACACAGGAAAAGCCCCCCTGTATGCCAAAGATAAAATGTATCTCAGACAGATCCATCAGCGACCTAAAGAATGGACAGACGAATATTGGTTGGATCAGGCCGCTCGCAATGGCTTGCTTGAAGCCCAGCGTGCGCGGGCTCAGTTTGATCAAGGCTGGGCTCATTATCTGCAGAGACAAAACGATCCTGTGGCTTTAGGCTGGCAGGCTATTCAGTTGCTGACGGAAGATAAGACTGACGAAGCAAAAGCTGTTTTTAGCCAGGCAAAAACAGCTGGATTTGAAGCTACAGCAGAACTAGAAATCTTATTCCAGTAA
- a CDS encoding tRNA-binding protein, producing the protein MDFINWEQFDLVELRVGTIVEVADFPEARKPAYKLKVDFGADIGLKQSSAQITNLYSKEQLLGKQVIGVVNFPTKQIGPFRSECLITGFYRPDGAVVLAVPEQTVANGSKMA; encoded by the coding sequence ATGGACTTTATCAACTGGGAACAATTTGATTTGGTTGAACTGCGGGTAGGCACCATTGTTGAAGTGGCTGATTTTCCTGAAGCCCGCAAACCTGCATACAAACTCAAAGTAGATTTCGGCGCTGACATCGGGCTGAAACAATCCAGTGCTCAAATCACGAACTTGTACAGCAAAGAGCAATTGTTAGGTAAGCAGGTTATTGGTGTAGTGAACTTCCCGACTAAACAAATAGGACCTTTTCGCTCTGAATGTCTGATCACAGGATTTTACCGACCAGATGGCGCTGTGGTTCTGGCAGTACCGGAGCAAACAGTGGCCAATGGCAGCAAAATGGCGTAA
- a CDS encoding acyl-CoA thioesterase has translation MLHHTFIKVRGYHLDGYQHVNNARYLEFLEEARWGYLEQHGDIEHFEQLGLAWVIVNININYRAQATMGQQLRIDTEFSAINTKSSIIHQKIWLEGTDTLVADANITFVCLDKKTGRAVVIEGDLKDRLQPRLANNNAEE, from the coding sequence ATGCTACATCACACTTTTATCAAAGTCCGGGGTTATCACCTGGATGGCTACCAGCACGTTAATAACGCCCGTTATTTAGAATTTCTGGAGGAAGCCCGTTGGGGTTATCTGGAACAGCATGGTGATATAGAACATTTCGAACAGCTGGGTCTGGCCTGGGTGATCGTAAATATCAATATCAACTACAGAGCTCAGGCCACCATGGGCCAGCAGTTGCGTATTGATACCGAATTCAGCGCTATTAATACCAAAAGCTCCATCATTCATCAGAAAATCTGGCTGGAAGGTACGGATACCTTAGTGGCTGACGCCAATATCACTTTTGTCTGCCTGGATAAAAAAACCGGTCGCGCTGTGGTGATTGAAGGAGATTTAAAAGACCGCCTGCAACCCCGACTGGCGAACAACAACGCAGAGGAGTAA
- the murB gene encoding UDP-N-acetylmuramate dehydrogenase → MRLLQQLSAKSYSTFALATQLAELVELDSLAELMAYQPAVTPLLLGEGSNSIFLSNQTQTVLRYLAKSRTVLAENEHQVQLHVEAGDNWHQLVSWTVAQGWWGLENLSLIPGSVGAAPVQNIGAYGAELADCCDYVDFFHWQSRDVQRLSKSDCGFGYRDSIFKTALAGLGVIVAVGLTLKKLSQPKLGYKGLEHLNQHSSVAEVAQAVIAVRQSKLPDPAILPNCGSFFKNPVVSKSVFETIYKAYPAMPFYPQADGLVKLAAGWLIEQTGLKGQRIGDVGCYEKQALVLVNFGKGTAAELQQLIALIQQKVAAQFAVQLEPEVRLIGQ, encoded by the coding sequence ATGCGTCTGTTACAGCAGCTCTCTGCTAAATCCTATTCCACTTTTGCATTGGCTACACAACTTGCCGAACTGGTTGAGCTGGACTCTTTGGCTGAATTAATGGCTTATCAGCCCGCAGTCACTCCTTTATTGTTGGGTGAGGGCAGCAACAGTATTTTTCTGAGCAATCAAACTCAGACCGTTTTACGTTATTTAGCCAAAAGCCGGACTGTGTTGGCAGAAAACGAGCATCAAGTGCAACTGCATGTAGAAGCAGGAGATAACTGGCACCAATTGGTTAGCTGGACTGTGGCTCAGGGCTGGTGGGGATTAGAAAATTTATCCCTTATTCCAGGCAGTGTAGGAGCTGCTCCTGTGCAAAATATCGGTGCTTATGGTGCTGAATTGGCCGACTGCTGTGATTATGTCGATTTTTTTCACTGGCAAAGCCGGGACGTTCAGCGGTTAAGCAAAAGCGATTGTGGTTTTGGCTACCGTGACAGTATTTTTAAAACGGCTCTTGCAGGTTTGGGTGTGATAGTGGCTGTGGGCTTGACGCTAAAAAAACTTAGCCAGCCAAAATTAGGCTACAAAGGGCTGGAGCATTTAAATCAACACAGCTCTGTGGCTGAAGTAGCACAAGCCGTGATTGCAGTGCGTCAATCCAAATTACCAGATCCTGCAATATTGCCAAACTGTGGCAGCTTTTTTAAAAACCCTGTGGTCAGCAAGTCTGTGTTTGAAACTATTTATAAGGCTTATCCCGCGATGCCGTTTTATCCACAAGCTGATGGTTTGGTCAAACTCGCCGCTGGCTGGCTAATAGAACAAACGGGGTTAAAAGGTCAGCGTATTGGTGATGTAGGCTGCTACGAAAAACAAGCGCTGGTACTGGTGAATTTTGGCAAGGGTACTGCGGCAGAGTTACAGCAACTGATTGCGCTGATACAGCAAAAAGTTGCAGCACAGTTTGCTGTTCAGCTCGAACCTGAGGTGCGTTTAATTGGCCAGTGA